One window of the Buchnera aphidicola (Meitanaphis flavogallis) genome contains the following:
- a CDS encoding DMT family transporter: protein MQKIMIILLFMIVSITWGTTFMAMKIAVNTIPPLFITGVRFLLTSLLLIYICYYTNTSLFFPRGEKIFQIIVCIFYFIIPFSFMLYGGTYVNSIIASAIFANMPIMVLLFSFLFFDRKLCYMQHIGLMLAILFLSMILFQEIKLGNIKTINGIVVLVLAMMSHAIIYLYSQEKCSKISVLTFNALPSFFSGLFLLCISNIVEHPIFHNFSFASILATLYLSYVSGVFGILSYFYLQKQVSSFHASMVFFIFPFITLILEKLIYGNSLCIHQLKLLTFLMSSIFLTLVPFNYKKIRNYIKNIRRKL from the coding sequence ATACAAAAAATAATGATAATACTATTGTTTATGATAGTATCTATAACGTGGGGTACTACATTTATGGCTATGAAAATTGCTGTAAATACTATTCCTCCTTTATTTATAACTGGAGTGAGATTTTTATTAACATCTTTATTATTAATTTATATTTGTTATTATACTAACACCTCCTTGTTTTTTCCTCGTGGAGAAAAAATTTTTCAAATAATTGTATGTATATTTTATTTTATAATACCTTTTTCATTCATGTTGTATGGTGGGACGTATGTAAATTCAATTATTGCATCTGCTATATTTGCTAATATGCCAATTATGGTGTTATTGTTTTCTTTTCTCTTTTTTGACAGAAAATTATGTTATATGCAACATATCGGATTAATGTTAGCAATTTTGTTTTTGTCGATGATTTTATTTCAAGAAATAAAATTAGGTAATATAAAAACAATAAATGGAATAGTAGTATTGGTATTAGCGATGATGAGTCATGCTATAATATACTTATATTCTCAAGAAAAATGTTCTAAAATATCTGTTTTAACTTTTAATGCTCTTCCTTCATTTTTTTCAGGTTTATTCTTATTATGCATTTCCAATATAGTCGAACATCCTATATTTCATAACTTTTCTTTTGCATCTATTTTGGCAACGTTGTATTTAAGTTACGTTTCAGGAGTATTTGGAATTTTATCTTATTTTTATTTACAAAAACAAGTTAGTTCTTTTCATGCTTCTATGGTTTTTTTTATATTTCCTTTTATAACTTTAATTTTAGAGAAATTGATTTATGGAAATTCTTTATGCATACATCAATTAAAACTACTAACTTTTTTAATGAGTAGTATATTTTTAACATTAGTTCCATTTAATTATAAAAAAATTAGAAATTATATTAAAAACATAAGAAGAAAACTTTAA
- the sohB gene encoding protease SohB: MDFISNYMLFFSKMFTIILLILLSTIIFFNVVRKKNQKNFKLDIISLNDHYESIKNQIFFSMMSAYEKKIWKKNCKQKKKEQLKSDIQFVKKNRHQLFYKKKPTLYVLDFKGNINATEVTSLREEISAILLVYREKDEVLLRLESGGGVVNGYGLAASQLKRLREKNIYLTVSVDKIAASGGYMMACVANHIMGSSFSVIGSIGVIAQIPNFYKLLKKNNIDMELHTSGNYKKTLTMFGENTSEDREKFCSELHSTHTLFQEFVNNMRPSLNIEKVSNGKYWFGALALKKGLIDSISTSDDFIMSKIKNFSVLQLKYTQNQTTLVSLFLKTIKSFKNVVYKILNI, from the coding sequence ATGGATTTTATTTCTAATTATATGTTATTTTTTTCTAAAATGTTTACTATAATTTTATTAATTTTACTTTCTACTATTATATTTTTCAATGTCGTACGAAAAAAAAATCAAAAAAATTTTAAGCTCGATATTATATCTTTAAATGATCATTATGAATCAATTAAAAATCAAATTTTTTTTTCTATGATGTCAGCATATGAAAAAAAAATATGGAAAAAAAATTGTAAACAAAAGAAAAAAGAACAATTAAAAAGTGATATACAATTTGTTAAAAAAAATCGTCATCAACTTTTTTACAAGAAAAAACCTACATTATATGTATTAGATTTTAAAGGTAATATTAATGCAACAGAAGTAACTTCACTACGCGAAGAAATATCAGCAATACTTTTAGTTTATCGAGAAAAAGATGAAGTATTATTACGGTTAGAAAGTGGAGGTGGAGTAGTAAACGGATATGGTTTAGCAGCTTCGCAATTAAAAAGATTAAGAGAAAAAAACATATATCTAACAGTTTCTGTAGATAAAATTGCAGCTAGTGGAGGATACATGATGGCATGTGTAGCTAATCATATTATGGGGTCTTCATTTTCCGTTATCGGATCTATTGGAGTCATAGCTCAAATACCTAATTTCTATAAATTATTAAAAAAAAATAACATTGATATGGAATTGCATACATCTGGAAATTATAAAAAAACATTGACTATGTTTGGAGAAAACACATCAGAAGATCGCGAAAAATTTTGTTCTGAACTGCATTCCACTCATACTTTATTTCAAGAATTTGTCAACAATATGCGACCATCATTAAACATTGAAAAAGTTTCTAATGGAAAATATTGGTTTGGAGCTCTTGCTTTAAAAAAAGGGCTAATAGATAGTATTAGTACTAGTGATGATTTTATCATGTCAAAAATTAAAAATTTTTCTGTATTACAGCTTAAATATACTCAAAATCAAACAACATTAGTTTCTCTTTTTTTAAAGACAATAAAAAGTTTTAAA